TTTACATCCAAATTTATGGCGTAAAGGCCAACACTTTATGTCTAATGGCATGGCACTGCGCCGCCTAATGGGTGATGGTGAACTGTCACTGGCTTTTACCTTTTCTGCCGCCGATGTGCCTGCAGCGGTGGCCCGTTTTGACTTACCAGACAGCATTCGTAGTTATCGTATGCAAGATGGCAGCCTAAGTAATATCCATTTTGTCGCCATTCCATATAATGCTGCTCACACTGACAGCGCTAAACTGGTGGTTAATTTTTTACTCAGTGCACAGGCTCAAGCTAAAAAGCAACAACCTAGCATCTGGGGCGATACCAGTGTCATCGCGCTATCGCAACTGCCTACAGCGCAACAAGCATGGTTTAAGGCACCAACAGAATCACACCCTAGCGCCCAAATTGCTAACCAGGCGAGTAGCCCAGCATTGAGCGAGCCCGATCCGAGCTGGACCAAAGTGATTGCCACCCAGTGGTTACAACGCTATGGGGTAATGTGATGATGACATCAAAAAGTGGATTTAATACCTTGGTGCGCAGCAGCCCATACATCATGATGGCGTTACTGGTTATTCCGGTAATGGGTGGCTTAATTGCGGTTGTTTTACCTGCTTTTGGTTGGTTTCCGGTACTTGGTCAGACTCAGTTTAGTGTGGATGGTTTTGTCGATTTATGGCACACACCGGGTATTGGTTATATGGCATTACTCAGCGTATCCACCAGCTTTATCAGCACTGTACTTGCATTTATAATTACTATTTTAATCTTAGGCAGTTATTTTACCAGCCCCTGGCTTAGTTACATTCAACGGTTATTAGGGCCTATATTAGTGATCCCTCACGCAGCGGCGGCGATTGCGATTGGTTTTTTAATTACCCCATCGGGGATGTTATCTCGGCTGGTTTCCCCCTGGCTCAGCGGATGGGATGCGCCGCCAGATTGGCTGTATCCTCATGATGCGATGGGCCTGAGCATTATTGTTGGTCTAACACTAAAAGAATTACCCTTTTTATTATTAATGGCACTAGGGGTACTTGCTCAACCCGAGCTAGGGCATACGCTGCGAGCTCAACATCGAGTGGCATTAAGCCTGGGTTATTGCCCGATGACCGCTTTTTTTAAAGTGGTATTGCCCAGCTTATACCCATTTTTGCGTCTGCCGATTTTAGCGGTACTCGCCTATGCCAGTGCCAGTGTCGAAATTCCGTTAATTTTAGGCCCTAATAGTCCCCCAACGCTTGCTGTGGCCATTATGCAATGGTTTCACGATGTGGATTTAAGCTTGCGTATTAAGGCATCAGCTGGTGCCATAGTACAAATTATACTGACACTACTTTTGCTACTCAGTTGGTGGAGACTTGAAAAGCTGATCAAAATATTATCTCAAACCATGCTCATCAACGGCAAACGTGAGTATGCCGGCGCGATTATGCAAAACATTACCCACGTGATCACCGTGGTAATGATCAGCACTATTGGTTTAGCATTAATAGGCATGATGTTATGGTCTGTAGCTGGTTTTTGGCATTTTCCTGATGTATTGCCGCAACAATTTGTTGGCTTACATTGGCAGTCGGCATTGCAACAAATGCACACGCCACTAATCGATACCGTATTGATTGGCGTTTGCGCCACCAGCTTAGCCATCATTTTAACCTTGTTTACCCTAGAGGCTGAACAACACACAAGTAAAAAGGTGTCGAGGTTAAGCAGTGTGATCATTTATTTACCACTGCTGATCCCCAGCATTGCGTTTCTCTTTGGTTTAGTGTGGTTATTTGAACAAATTAACAGCCATCATAGCTTTATCAACGTGGTATTAGCTCATCTGTTGTTTGTATTGCCTTATGTGTTTTTATCGCTGTCCGGTAGCTATCGCCGCTTAGATCCACGCTTTAGTGCAGTAGCTGCCAGTTTAGGCGCAAGTGATGCAAAAATATTCTGGAAAATTAAACTGCCGATGTTACTCGCGCCTATTTTGATTGCCTGTGCATTAGGCTTAGCGATTAGTTTTAGTCAATATTTACCCACATTATTAGCCGGAGGTGGGCGAATTAATACTATTACCACCGAAGCTGTTTCGCTCGCTAATGGCGGCAGTCGTCGCACCAGTGCCGTGTATGCATTAGTGCAAATGTTCCTCCCTGCCCTTGGCTTTCTTTTGGCATGGGCATTAACAGGTTTATACCAAAAATCCTCTTTAGACCACACGAATAAGGAAGCCCATGCAAACACCCTCAACTGAGATCAAAGAGGAATCTCCTGCGCTAATCATTGATGAGCTAGTGTTGCATCGACAACAGCATGAGTTGTTATCGTTAAATGAAACCATTAAAGGCGGTGACATCCTCACTATCATGGGGCCTTCTGGCAGCGGTAAATCAACCTTATTAAACTGGTTAACCGGAATGCTACCTAAAGGCTTTAGCGCAACTGGGAAACTGTACTTAAATGGCCAACATATTACTGATACCGCCAGCCATTTGCGCCGTATTGGTTTATTGTATCAAGACCCATTATTGTTTCCGCATTTAACCGTGGCAGGTAACATCAGTTTTGCGATGCCCGCAGGCCCTAAAGCGCAGCGACAAGCCGATATTAGCCAGGCACTTGCTCAGGTGGGTCTTGGTGGGCTAGAGCAACGTAACGTGCAAAGTTTATCTGGTGGCCAACAAGCTAGGGTGGCGTTATTACGGGTATTAATGAGTCAACCTAAAGCTATTTTACTGGACGAGCCTTTTAGCAAACTCGACAGCCAATTACGCCAGGAAACTCGGCAATTGGTGTTTGATCAAATACGTCAATATAAGTTACCCGCCATCATGGTAACGCATGATCAAACTGACGCAGATGCTGCTCAAGGCAAGGTTATTCAATTAACATAAATGGATATAAGCCACTAATTAACTAGATTCAGCAATAAGCGACGAACGCTTAATTTGGAACAACATATGCTAGATAAATTTATTACGCCGGTGATAAAACCACTATTAACGCCAGTGGTGCTGTTACTCGATAAACGAAAAGTCCATCCAGACCAACTGACATTAGTCGGCTTTGGCTTAGGCATGTTGGCAGTACCGTTACTGGCATTACAGCTTTGGTATGGCGCGTTATTATTTATCGCACTTAATCGGGTTATCGACGGACTTGATGGTGCCCTTGCCCGCCACCAAAAACACACCTCTGCTGCGGGCGGTTATTTAGACATTTGCCTCGACTTTTTATTTTATGCCGCTATTCCGCTAGGATTTGCCTTAGCCAACCCTAATGAAAATGCTTTAGCTG
This region of Shewanella livingstonensis genomic DNA includes:
- a CDS encoding CDP-alcohol phosphatidyltransferase family protein, whose product is MLDKFITPVIKPLLTPVVLLLDKRKVHPDQLTLVGFGLGMLAVPLLALQLWYGALLFIALNRVIDGLDGALARHQKHTSAAGGYLDICLDFLFYAAIPLGFALANPNENALAAAVLLTVFIGTGSSFLAFAIPAEKLNLPRPQFAHKSFYFLNGLTEGTETIAFFMAFCLWPDYFPELAYTFAFLGAITIFTRIHGGYNTLKNHSTNQQANNQQEKNVKEPRT
- a CDS encoding ABC transporter permease, which translates into the protein MMTSKSGFNTLVRSSPYIMMALLVIPVMGGLIAVVLPAFGWFPVLGQTQFSVDGFVDLWHTPGIGYMALLSVSTSFISTVLAFIITILILGSYFTSPWLSYIQRLLGPILVIPHAAAAIAIGFLITPSGMLSRLVSPWLSGWDAPPDWLYPHDAMGLSIIVGLTLKELPFLLLMALGVLAQPELGHTLRAQHRVALSLGYCPMTAFFKVVLPSLYPFLRLPILAVLAYASASVEIPLILGPNSPPTLAVAIMQWFHDVDLSLRIKASAGAIVQIILTLLLLLSWWRLEKLIKILSQTMLINGKREYAGAIMQNITHVITVVMISTIGLALIGMMLWSVAGFWHFPDVLPQQFVGLHWQSALQQMHTPLIDTVLIGVCATSLAIILTLFTLEAEQHTSKKVSRLSSVIIYLPLLIPSIAFLFGLVWLFEQINSHHSFINVVLAHLLFVLPYVFLSLSGSYRRLDPRFSAVAASLGASDAKIFWKIKLPMLLAPILIACALGLAISFSQYLPTLLAGGGRINTITTEAVSLANGGSRRTSAVYALVQMFLPALGFLLAWALTGLYQKSSLDHTNKEAHANTLN
- a CDS encoding ATP-binding cassette domain-containing protein, with amino-acid sequence MQTPSTEIKEESPALIIDELVLHRQQHELLSLNETIKGGDILTIMGPSGSGKSTLLNWLTGMLPKGFSATGKLYLNGQHITDTASHLRRIGLLYQDPLLFPHLTVAGNISFAMPAGPKAQRQADISQALAQVGLGGLEQRNVQSLSGGQQARVALLRVLMSQPKAILLDEPFSKLDSQLRQETRQLVFDQIRQYKLPAIMVTHDQTDADAAQGKVIQLT